The following coding sequences lie in one Acidobacteriota bacterium genomic window:
- a CDS encoding cupin domain-containing protein: MIIKDIKKCCPFPSGDRAVLRELLHPGKENLDLRYSLAHAVVHPGRTTLPHRLKTSEVYYILEGRGLMHIDEESTEVFPGQAVYIPPHAAQFIKNTGPKDLVFLCIVDPAWRPEDEDILAEET; the protein is encoded by the coding sequence ATGATCATCAAGGACATCAAAAAATGCTGCCCCTTCCCTTCCGGAGACAGGGCCGTCTTGAGAGAGCTGCTTCATCCCGGAAAGGAAAACCTCGATCTTCGTTACAGCCTGGCCCACGCCGTCGTGCATCCGGGCCGGACGACCCTTCCCCACCGGCTGAAAACGTCCGAAGTCTATTACATTCTCGAAGGCCGCGGCCTCATGCACATCGACGAGGAATCGACTGAGGTCTTCCCCGGACAGGCCGTCTACATTCCGCCTCACGCCGCCCAGTTCATCAAGAATACCGGCCCGAAGGACCTTGTCTTCCTCTGCATCGTCGACCCGGCCTGGCGGCCCGAAGACGAAGACATTCTCGCCGAGGAGACATGA
- the pstA gene encoding phosphate ABC transporter permease PstA, whose protein sequence is MRIPPRLEQGIAQAVLWLFTGATVFILVFIVFFVLKKGLPVVDLAFLTENPVDMGKGGGIFSTIVGTMVLTAAAILIATPLGVGTAIYLTEYTWENPVTRIIRFGAECLAGIPSIIFGLFGFILFVTRLGFGWSILSGSLTLAFMILPTIIRTSEEAIKAVPPSYRQVSFSLGGTKWQTVTRVVLPAALPGIVTGIILSVGRSIGETAAVIFTAGSALRIPTSLLSSSRTMSVHFYILAREGISMDNAYGTAAVLILAILAVNIVTYILMDKFIRKYS, encoded by the coding sequence ATGAGAATTCCTCCGCGGCTGGAACAGGGGATCGCACAGGCCGTGCTATGGCTGTTTACGGGGGCCACGGTTTTCATCCTTGTCTTCATTGTCTTTTTTGTCCTGAAAAAAGGACTTCCGGTCGTTGACTTGGCCTTTTTGACGGAAAATCCCGTTGACATGGGCAAGGGCGGCGGGATCTTTTCGACTATCGTTGGAACCATGGTCCTGACGGCTGCGGCCATTCTGATCGCCACCCCGCTCGGCGTGGGAACGGCCATCTACCTGACGGAGTACACTTGGGAAAACCCCGTGACGCGGATCATCCGTTTCGGCGCTGAATGCCTGGCAGGCATTCCCTCCATCATCTTCGGTCTGTTCGGATTCATCCTGTTCGTGACCCGTCTGGGCTTCGGCTGGTCCATCCTGAGCGGCAGCCTGACCCTGGCCTTCATGATCCTGCCGACCATCATCCGAACGAGCGAGGAAGCCATCAAGGCCGTGCCGCCGTCCTATCGCCAGGTCAGCTTTTCACTGGGCGGCACCAAGTGGCAGACCGTGACCCGGGTCGTCCTGCCGGCCGCACTGCCCGGGATCGTCACCGGCATCATTCTCAGCGTTGGACGAAGCATCGGGGAAACGGCGGCCGTGATTTTCACTGCGGGCTCGGCCCTGAGAATCCCGACCTCCCTCCTGTCCTCATCGCGAACGATGTCCGTGCATTTTTACATCCTGGCCCGCGAGGGCATTTCCATGGACAACGCCTATGGCACGGCGGCCGTTCTGATCCTGGCCATTCTGGCGGTCAACATCGTCACCTACATCCTTATGGACAAGTTCATCCGGAAGTATTCATGA
- a CDS encoding phosphate ABC transporter substrate-binding protein — MMVFLLAAGCSLSDSESDLTVAGSTSVQPFADKWAEVYMEHHRGTSINIQGGGSSAGIQAVRSGAATIGMSSRPLKADEQDLKTIVVARDGLAVIVHPSNPLQGLALSDVKRIFAGDIPNWRALGYADREMTVVTREEGSGTRGAFQELVMGPTRIYRRAIVQDSNGTVREIVAHDPYAIGYISLGLVNKQVKALELDGIYPGEEAIEDGLYPLVRPFLFITDGPVDGLARHFIDFVLSPEGQALIVSEGLIPAKARGS, encoded by the coding sequence ATGATGGTCTTTCTTCTGGCGGCGGGATGTTCGCTGTCCGATTCGGAAAGCGATCTGACCGTGGCCGGTTCGACAAGCGTCCAGCCCTTTGCCGACAAATGGGCCGAAGTGTATATGGAACATCACAGGGGAACCTCGATCAATATCCAGGGCGGGGGTTCGAGCGCCGGCATCCAGGCCGTGCGGAGCGGAGCCGCGACGATCGGCATGTCTTCGAGACCGCTCAAAGCGGACGAACAGGATTTGAAGACGATCGTTGTGGCGCGTGACGGCCTCGCCGTCATTGTTCATCCCTCGAATCCCCTTCAAGGCCTGGCTTTGTCCGATGTCAAAAGGATTTTCGCCGGAGACATTCCGAACTGGCGGGCCCTCGGCTATGCCGACCGGGAAATGACCGTCGTCACGCGGGAGGAGGGATCCGGGACCCGAGGTGCGTTTCAGGAGCTGGTGATGGGGCCGACGCGGATCTACCGGCGAGCCATCGTCCAGGATTCGAACGGGACGGTCCGCGAAATCGTCGCTCATGATCCCTACGCCATCGGCTATATCTCCCTCGGGCTTGTCAACAAGCAGGTCAAGGCGCTGGAACTGGACGGGATTTATCCGGGCGAGGAGGCCATCGAGGACGGTCTCTATCCGCTTGTCCGTCCCTTCCTGTTCATCACGGACGGTCCGGTCGACGGATTGGCCCGGCATTTCATCGACTTCGTGCTCTCTCCCGAAGGCCAGGCCCTGATCGTGAGCGAAGGACTGATTCCGGCCAAAGCGAGGGGATCTTGA
- a CDS encoding S46 family peptidase, which produces MLKTARILLLALILCWAAAAPADDGMWLPHQMKTLDLKSLGLRMDPGGLYKTDGTGLMSAVVWFGGGTGEFVSSKGLILTNHHVAFGAIQRAADKENDYIRNGFLAASLDQEIPAQGYTADVLLGYEDVTAEIQARLKKGMTPRQRYDAIEKATRDIVARTEKAGPDIRANVASMYSGNEYYLFRFKRLRDVRLVYAPPQDIGNYGGDIDNWMWPRHTGDFTFLRAYVAPDGSGAAFSADNVPYEPKIHFKISLDGVKEGDFTFVMGYPGRTYRNFALSELSTDMESMARRKAEFEDIIRFLEEAAGRDKTVEIRYASKLQGLNNSHKNMTGKLEGMEKYGLLERKACEEQAHRDWLSADPKRKAEFGGALENIEAYMERLKAFSGKNEFLNNIVSSFFGSTLLSQAHTLIRAAEQFQKPDKDREPGFQERNAPYIRQGIELAERGYVLETDKAFFKHQLKKLSELSPEQIPAAFKMLAADPSPEAVEAFVDGLYEKTSLADPKRRLEMLSMTPAQLAVLKDPFLGLAADLEQELKVLREQGKAMSQERSDLKMVYEKALLQMTGGRIATDANSTIRFTHGPVEGYIPRDAVAYLPLTTLGGVVEKETGEFPFIVPEKLKALFEYRDFGRYADSLLGDVPVCFLNTASVTGGNSGSPTLNADGEIVGIIFDMTYESVIGDYLVIPELQRSISVDIRYVLFITEKFSGADHILRELGF; this is translated from the coding sequence ATGTTGAAAACGGCGAGAATTCTTTTATTGGCTCTAATTCTGTGCTGGGCGGCGGCGGCCCCGGCCGACGACGGCATGTGGCTGCCCCACCAGATGAAGACCCTTGATCTGAAAAGCCTGGGCCTGCGCATGGATCCGGGCGGCCTCTACAAGACGGACGGCACGGGCCTCATGAGCGCCGTCGTCTGGTTCGGCGGGGGGACGGGCGAATTCGTCAGTTCCAAAGGCCTGATCCTGACCAATCACCATGTCGCCTTCGGCGCCATCCAGAGGGCCGCGGACAAGGAGAACGACTATATTCGGAACGGCTTCCTGGCCGCCTCCCTGGACCAGGAAATTCCGGCCCAGGGCTACACGGCCGACGTTCTGCTTGGATACGAAGACGTCACGGCTGAAATCCAGGCCCGCCTGAAGAAGGGGATGACTCCGCGTCAGAGATATGATGCCATTGAAAAAGCGACCCGGGATATCGTGGCCCGGACGGAAAAAGCCGGGCCGGACATCCGGGCCAACGTGGCCTCGATGTACAGCGGAAACGAATACTACCTGTTCCGATTCAAGCGTCTTCGCGATGTCCGCCTCGTTTACGCCCCGCCCCAGGACATCGGCAATTACGGCGGAGACATCGACAACTGGATGTGGCCGCGTCACACCGGCGACTTCACGTTTCTCAGAGCCTACGTCGCCCCCGATGGAAGCGGCGCCGCTTTCAGCGCCGACAACGTGCCCTATGAGCCCAAGATCCACTTCAAGATCTCCCTCGACGGAGTCAAAGAGGGGGATTTCACGTTCGTCATGGGCTATCCGGGACGAACCTACCGGAACTTCGCGCTCTCGGAACTCAGCACCGACATGGAGTCCATGGCGCGAAGAAAGGCGGAATTCGAGGACATCATCCGCTTCCTGGAAGAGGCCGCGGGCCGCGATAAGACCGTTGAAATCCGTTACGCCTCCAAGCTCCAGGGCCTCAACAACAGTCATAAAAACATGACGGGTAAACTCGAGGGAATGGAAAAATACGGCCTGCTTGAAAGAAAAGCTTGCGAGGAACAGGCCCATCGGGACTGGCTGAGCGCCGACCCGAAACGAAAAGCAGAATTTGGCGGCGCCCTCGAGAACATCGAGGCTTACATGGAGCGGCTCAAGGCCTTTTCCGGGAAAAACGAGTTCCTGAACAATATCGTCAGTTCGTTTTTCGGCTCCACGCTTCTCTCCCAGGCCCACACCCTCATCAGGGCCGCCGAGCAGTTTCAGAAACCCGACAAGGACCGCGAACCCGGCTTCCAGGAGAGGAACGCGCCTTATATCCGCCAGGGCATCGAGCTGGCCGAGCGCGGCTACGTTCTCGAGACGGACAAGGCCTTTTTCAAGCACCAGTTGAAAAAGCTGTCCGAGCTGTCCCCCGAGCAGATTCCGGCCGCGTTCAAGATGCTGGCCGCGGATCCTTCTCCTGAGGCCGTGGAGGCTTTCGTTGACGGCCTTTATGAGAAAACCTCGCTGGCCGATCCGAAACGCAGGCTGGAGATGCTGTCCATGACGCCGGCTCAACTTGCCGTGCTCAAGGATCCCTTCCTCGGATTGGCCGCCGATCTCGAACAGGAGCTCAAGGTTCTCCGTGAACAGGGCAAAGCCATGAGCCAGGAGCGGTCCGATCTCAAGATGGTTTACGAGAAGGCCTTGCTTCAAATGACCGGAGGACGAATCGCCACGGACGCCAACTCCACAATCCGTTTCACTCACGGCCCCGTCGAAGGGTATATCCCAAGGGACGCCGTTGCCTATCTTCCCCTGACGACACTTGGGGGCGTTGTGGAAAAAGAGACGGGCGAATTTCCGTTCATCGTGCCCGAAAAACTCAAAGCCCTGTTCGAGTACCGGGACTTCGGCCGCTATGCCGATTCCCTCCTCGGCGATGTCCCCGTGTGCTTCCTGAATACGGCCAGTGTCACGGGCGGAAATTCCGGATCGCCGACACTCAACGCCGACGGGGAAATCGTCGGCATCATCTTTGATATGACCTATGAGAGCGTCATCGGCGATTATCTGGTCATCCCCGAGCTCCAGCGCTCGATCAGTGTCGATATCCGTTATGTGCTCTTCATCACCGAAAAGTTCTCCGGTGCGGACCATATCCTGAGAGAACTGGGGTTCTGA
- the pstB gene encoding phosphate ABC transporter ATP-binding protein PstB: MSIVRVENLSLFYGHFQALKNVSLEIRKNRITALIGPSGCGKSTFLRTLNRMNDLIDEVKISGQVIVDGEDIYRPGVDLLRLRKKVGMVFQRPNPFPLSISDNVLYGLRVHGIRKPSLLEQTLEKSLRAVHLWDELKDGLDRNAVLLSGEQQQRLCIARLVAVEPEIVLMDEPCSALDPDATSKIEDLMYELKKTYTIVIVTHNMQQAARVSDATGYFLLGELVEFGETDRIFTRPQDSRTEDYITGRYG; the protein is encoded by the coding sequence ATGAGCATTGTCAGGGTGGAGAATCTTTCCCTCTTCTACGGCCATTTTCAGGCCCTGAAAAATGTCAGCCTGGAGATTCGGAAAAACCGGATCACGGCGCTCATTGGGCCGTCGGGTTGCGGCAAGTCGACGTTTCTCCGGACCTTGAACCGGATGAACGACCTCATCGACGAGGTGAAGATCAGTGGGCAAGTGATCGTGGACGGAGAGGACATTTATCGTCCCGGCGTGGATCTACTCCGCCTTCGCAAGAAGGTCGGAATGGTGTTTCAGCGTCCGAATCCGTTTCCCCTGAGCATCTCCGACAATGTCCTTTACGGACTGAGAGTTCACGGCATCAGGAAGCCGAGCCTCCTGGAGCAAACTCTGGAGAAAAGCCTCCGGGCCGTCCATCTCTGGGACGAGCTGAAAGACGGATTGGATCGGAATGCCGTTCTCCTGTCGGGAGAACAGCAGCAACGCCTGTGCATCGCCCGTCTGGTCGCCGTCGAACCGGAAATCGTCCTTATGGACGAGCCCTGCTCGGCCCTCGATCCCGACGCCACATCCAAGATCGAGGACCTGATGTACGAGCTCAAGAAAACCTACACCATCGTCATCGTGACCCACAACATGCAGCAGGCGGCACGGGTGTCCGACGCCACCGGGTATTTTCTTCTGGGCGAACTCGTCGAATTCGGAGAAACCGACCGCATCTTTACCCGGCCTCAGGACTCTCGGACCGAGGACTATATCACCGGACGATACGGATAA
- a CDS encoding ATP-binding cassette domain-containing protein, whose amino-acid sequence MITVDGLSKSYGRQTLFENIGFKVNPRERVGLVGRNGHGKTTLFRIIAGQETPDDGEVVKPKKYRIGYVEQRLVFRADSVFDEAVSALPPDGRHECWRAEKVLAGLGFQPEDMDRPPAELSGGYQVRLNLAKVLLADYQMILLDEPTNYLDITSIRWLERFLVAWPGELMLITHDRSFMDTVATHILGIHRRKVRKIPGDTGKYYAQIAQDEEIYEKTRVNDERKRKEMELFINRFRAKARLGGLVQSRVKSLEKMEKKEKLAAIRNLEFAFTEKPFYHTYAMDVSGLTFGYEPGKPLIEDFSACIGARDRIFVVGRNGKGKTTLLKLLAGRLEPERGRIAFPQSAALGYFEQTNVASLSDGNTVLDEVASADAEADPGRVRQICGAMMFEGDDALKRIRVLSGGEKSRVMLAKLITTPVNVLLLDEPTNHLDMASSDALLEAVDSFDGAVIMVTHNEMFLDALADRLVVFDDDAVTVHEGGYRRFLEKVGWKDEEKPPGRAKPAPPPEETRPDPRELRRLKSELTAERSKTLKPLEKTMAGIEAKIEKNDARIRELTQDLIAASEAGNGARIAELSKSLHRVKSESEILYSELERLSSDHESAQAVFEEKLRRFEEKNLI is encoded by the coding sequence ATGATCACCGTTGACGGCCTGTCGAAGAGCTACGGCCGGCAGACGCTCTTCGAAAACATCGGCTTCAAGGTCAACCCGCGCGAACGCGTCGGGCTGGTCGGCCGCAACGGCCACGGGAAAACGACGCTTTTCCGGATCATTGCCGGACAGGAGACGCCGGACGACGGCGAGGTCGTCAAACCGAAAAAATACCGGATCGGCTATGTCGAGCAGCGTCTGGTTTTCAGGGCGGACTCCGTCTTCGACGAGGCCGTCTCGGCCCTTCCTCCGGACGGCCGGCACGAATGCTGGAGGGCCGAAAAAGTCCTGGCCGGGCTGGGCTTTCAGCCCGAGGACATGGACCGTCCGCCGGCCGAACTCTCCGGGGGATACCAGGTCCGGCTCAATCTGGCCAAGGTGCTTCTGGCCGACTATCAAATGATCCTGCTCGACGAGCCGACGAATTACCTCGACATCACTTCCATCCGCTGGCTGGAGAGGTTCCTTGTCGCCTGGCCCGGCGAACTCATGCTCATTACCCACGACCGGAGTTTCATGGACACGGTCGCGACCCACATTCTCGGCATCCACCGGCGCAAGGTCCGGAAGATACCCGGGGACACCGGAAAATATTACGCCCAGATCGCCCAGGACGAGGAGATCTACGAAAAAACGCGGGTCAACGACGAACGGAAGCGCAAGGAAATGGAGCTGTTCATTAACCGGTTCCGGGCCAAAGCCCGGCTCGGCGGCCTGGTCCAGTCCCGCGTCAAATCGCTGGAAAAAATGGAAAAAAAGGAGAAGCTGGCGGCGATCAGAAACCTGGAGTTCGCCTTCACGGAAAAGCCGTTTTATCACACCTATGCGATGGACGTTTCGGGACTGACTTTCGGCTATGAGCCCGGAAAACCTCTCATCGAGGATTTTTCCGCTTGCATCGGCGCCCGGGACCGGATCTTCGTCGTCGGAAGGAACGGTAAGGGCAAAACCACGCTTCTCAAGCTCCTGGCCGGCCGGCTCGAACCTGAACGGGGCCGGATTGCCTTTCCCCAGTCCGCGGCTCTCGGCTATTTCGAACAGACCAATGTGGCCTCTCTCTCGGACGGCAACACCGTCCTCGACGAGGTCGCCTCGGCCGACGCAGAGGCCGATCCGGGCCGGGTGCGCCAGATCTGCGGGGCCATGATGTTCGAGGGCGACGACGCCCTGAAGAGGATCCGCGTCCTGTCCGGCGGCGAGAAAAGCCGCGTCATGCTGGCCAAGCTCATCACAACCCCGGTCAATGTCCTCCTTCTTGACGAGCCGACCAACCATCTGGACATGGCATCGAGCGACGCTCTTCTCGAGGCCGTCGACTCCTTCGACGGGGCCGTCATCATGGTCACCCACAACGAGATGTTTCTCGACGCTCTGGCCGACCGGCTCGTCGTTTTCGACGACGATGCCGTCACCGTCCATGAGGGAGGTTATCGGCGGTTTCTGGAGAAGGTGGGATGGAAGGACGAGGAAAAACCCCCCGGGCGGGCCAAGCCCGCTCCTCCGCCGGAAGAGACGCGTCCGGATCCGCGGGAGCTCCGTCGACTGAAATCGGAACTCACGGCCGAGCGGTCGAAAACCTTAAAGCCCCTCGAGAAAACAATGGCCGGAATCGAGGCGAAGATCGAGAAGAACGATGCCCGCATCCGGGAATTGACGCAGGATCTGATTGCCGCCTCGGAGGCCGGAAACGGCGCCCGGATCGCCGAGCTCTCCAAGTCTCTGCATCGGGTCAAGTCCGAAAGCGAAATCCTGTATTCCGAACTGGAGCGTCTGTCCTCGGACCATGAAAGCGCCCAGGCCGTTTTTGAGGAGAAGCTCAGGCGTTTTGAAGAGAAGAATTTGATATAA
- a CDS encoding phosphate ABC transporter ATP-binding protein has product MTNAAISVRGFNHYFDGVPTLQDIDLDIARNEILGIIGPAGSGKSTFLCSLNRLNDLIRGSRVEGTIAIDGRNIYDPDVDVVELRRKLGMVFATPVPLPRSIFENIAFGAKLAGIRDKIRLAELVTDSLDKAGLWEEVKDRLDEKACNLSGGQQQRLCIARILALKPEFILLDEPTSGLDPISTMKIENSLRQLKRNYTIILVTNNVKQAARVADTTAFFLKGRLVEVGRTDRLFTAPADARTDGYLRGKYG; this is encoded by the coding sequence ATGACAAACGCGGCCATCAGCGTCCGGGGTTTCAATCATTATTTCGACGGCGTTCCGACTCTGCAAGACATTGATCTCGATATCGCGCGGAACGAAATTCTGGGCATCATCGGTCCGGCAGGCAGCGGGAAATCCACGTTCCTGTGTTCCTTGAACAGGCTGAATGACCTCATCCGCGGCTCCCGCGTCGAGGGAACCATCGCCATCGACGGCCGGAACATTTACGATCCCGACGTCGATGTCGTCGAACTGCGGAGAAAACTGGGGATGGTCTTTGCCACCCCTGTGCCCCTTCCCCGGTCGATTTTCGAAAACATCGCCTTCGGGGCCAAACTGGCCGGCATCAGAGACAAGATCCGCCTGGCCGAGCTTGTCACCGACTCTCTGGACAAGGCCGGTCTCTGGGAGGAAGTTAAGGATCGACTCGACGAAAAAGCCTGCAACTTGTCGGGCGGGCAGCAACAGAGGCTGTGCATCGCCCGGATCCTGGCCCTCAAGCCCGAGTTCATCCTTCTCGACGAGCCCACCTCGGGTCTGGATCCCATCTCCACCATGAAAATCGAAAACTCCCTGCGCCAGCTCAAACGGAACTACACGATCATTCTGGTCACGAACAACGTCAAGCAAGCCGCCCGCGTGGCCGACACGACGGCCTTTTTCCTGAAAGGCCGTTTGGTCGAGGTGGGCCGGACGGACAGACTCTTCACCGCTCCGGCCGATGCGAGGACGGACGGTTATCTCCGGGGGAAATACGGATGA
- a CDS encoding aldehyde ferredoxin oxidoreductase family protein, which yields MTASNGCFGRLLRIDLSRRSFLYEDLPADLTGEVLGGKGLGSRLLTRENPPGVDPLGPENRFILTVGPATGTGFWSHARAAAFAKSPATGGFAESYCGGTLAPKIKGCGVDAVVLEGKASGLTVLHVDETGVVFEEASRLKGMETHLAERQILGSAAAGASALCIGPAGENLVRFACIKSDRWRSFGRCGLGAVLGSKNVKGISFCGRKTAEVADPTLLRVLIRDVARKAAESPVTALYRRLGTPLQVAATNARKCFPTGYWTSGYFPKWETLSADYMLKEFDVKPTGCPNCFLKCTKHSRILRGRHAGLEIEGPEYETIYALGGLNEIEGLEEVAWLNDLCDRLGLDTMSAGNITAFAAEARRRGRIDFEIGPNNPDAVAELLTLTAERRGVGDLFARGIREAATELGLEDVAVHVKGLEPAGFEPRVLKGMGLSYATSARGACHLRGTFYKAELYGEADAGVIPGKARAVIDYEDRAALFDCLILCRFFRDFILWDELGHLIEVLTGRAYSKAGLEVLANAVTQETRRFNLREGLGEDLDTLPPRLLNEKTVEGAALPAEELGRMLAEYNALRSARESGKRQTIETSS from the coding sequence ATGACGGCTTCGAACGGGTGTTTCGGACGGTTGCTGAGGATCGATCTTTCGAGGCGGTCATTCCTCTACGAAGATCTGCCGGCTGATCTCACCGGCGAAGTCCTGGGAGGAAAGGGATTGGGCTCCCGTCTCCTGACGCGGGAGAATCCCCCCGGCGTCGATCCTCTCGGGCCGGAAAACCGGTTTATCCTGACCGTCGGTCCGGCCACCGGAACGGGTTTCTGGAGCCATGCCCGGGCCGCCGCCTTCGCCAAAAGCCCGGCCACGGGCGGCTTTGCGGAATCCTACTGTGGGGGAACCCTCGCTCCGAAAATCAAGGGCTGCGGCGTTGACGCCGTCGTTCTTGAGGGCAAAGCTTCCGGATTGACCGTGCTCCATGTCGACGAGACCGGCGTCGTTTTCGAGGAGGCCTCCCGACTCAAAGGCATGGAAACTCATCTTGCCGAACGGCAAATCCTGGGCTCGGCGGCGGCCGGCGCCTCCGCTCTCTGTATCGGTCCGGCCGGAGAAAACCTCGTTCGTTTCGCCTGCATCAAGTCGGATCGCTGGCGGAGCTTCGGCCGCTGCGGCCTCGGAGCCGTCCTGGGATCCAAGAACGTCAAGGGCATCTCCTTCTGCGGACGGAAAACGGCCGAGGTCGCCGATCCAACCCTTCTCCGCGTCCTGATCCGCGATGTCGCCCGCAAGGCCGCCGAATCCCCGGTGACGGCGCTTTACCGCAGACTGGGGACCCCCCTTCAGGTCGCAGCCACCAACGCCCGGAAATGCTTTCCGACCGGCTACTGGACGTCCGGCTATTTCCCGAAGTGGGAAACCCTGTCCGCCGACTACATGTTGAAAGAGTTCGACGTCAAGCCCACGGGATGTCCCAACTGCTTCCTCAAGTGCACCAAGCATTCCCGCATCCTTCGCGGACGGCATGCGGGACTGGAAATCGAAGGTCCCGAGTACGAGACGATCTATGCCCTCGGCGGGCTGAATGAAATCGAGGGCCTCGAGGAGGTCGCCTGGCTCAATGATCTCTGCGACCGGCTCGGCCTGGACACCATGAGCGCCGGAAATATCACGGCTTTTGCGGCCGAAGCCCGAAGGCGCGGCCGGATCGACTTCGAAATCGGACCCAACAATCCGGACGCCGTGGCCGAACTCCTGACCCTCACGGCGGAACGCCGCGGCGTCGGCGACCTTTTCGCCCGGGGCATCCGCGAGGCCGCGACCGAACTCGGCCTCGAAGACGTCGCCGTCCACGTTAAAGGTCTCGAACCGGCCGGATTCGAGCCGCGGGTGCTGAAGGGAATGGGCCTGTCCTACGCCACCTCGGCCCGGGGCGCCTGCCATCTTCGCGGAACATTCTACAAGGCGGAACTCTACGGAGAGGCCGATGCCGGTGTCATCCCCGGAAAAGCCCGGGCCGTCATCGACTATGAGGATCGGGCCGCACTTTTCGACTGCCTGATCCTCTGCCGGTTTTTCCGGGATTTCATCCTATGGGACGAACTCGGACACCTGATCGAGGTCCTGACCGGCCGCGCCTATTCCAAAGCCGGCCTCGAAGTGCTGGCCAACGCCGTGACCCAGGAAACGCGGAGATTCAATTTGAGAGAGGGCTTGGGAGAGGATTTGGACACGCTCCCACCACGCTTGCTCAACGAAAAAACCGTCGAAGGCGCGGCTCTGCCGGCCGAGGAACTCGGCCGGATGCTTGCGGAATACAACGCTCTCCGTTCGGCCCGGGAGAGCGGCAAACGTCAGACAATCGAAACGAGCTCGTAG
- the pstC gene encoding phosphate ABC transporter permease subunit PstC has product MIRMALLVTALSAVTILAVITLFIFVEGTPIMFKYGLKNFLGGMDWYPGERSFGLLPMILGSLYVTGGALVLGVPFGLACAVFLTEFSSRGLRQIIKPVIELLAGIPSVVYGFMGVVILVPFIRETFGGPGLSVLAASIILGIMILPTVISISIDALSAVPPSYREGSIALGATRWQTVKMVLLPAARSGIIASVILGMGRAIGETMAVIMIAGNAVAVPRSALDPVRTLTSNIALEMGYASGEHRQALFATGVILFVIIMILNTLANVTSRRKTK; this is encoded by the coding sequence CTGATCCGCATGGCCTTGCTCGTCACGGCCCTTTCAGCCGTCACCATCCTGGCCGTCATCACCCTGTTCATTTTCGTCGAAGGCACGCCCATCATGTTCAAATACGGCCTGAAAAATTTCCTGGGCGGGATGGACTGGTATCCCGGAGAACGAAGCTTCGGTCTTCTGCCCATGATTCTCGGGTCTCTCTATGTCACGGGAGGCGCCCTCGTCCTCGGCGTTCCCTTCGGCCTGGCCTGCGCCGTTTTCCTGACGGAGTTTTCCTCCCGCGGCCTGCGGCAGATCATCAAGCCCGTCATCGAACTCCTGGCCGGAATCCCTTCTGTCGTTTACGGCTTCATGGGCGTCGTCATCCTCGTGCCCTTCATCCGTGAGACGTTCGGTGGGCCCGGGCTGTCCGTCCTGGCCGCCTCCATCATCCTCGGCATCATGATTCTGCCGACCGTCATCAGCATTTCGATCGACGCCCTGTCGGCCGTCCCGCCGTCCTACCGGGAAGGCTCGATTGCGTTGGGCGCAACACGCTGGCAGACGGTGAAAATGGTTCTTCTCCCGGCCGCCCGCTCCGGCATCATCGCCTCCGTCATCCTGGGCATGGGCCGGGCCATCGGGGAAACCATGGCCGTGATCATGATCGCCGGAAACGCCGTTGCCGTGCCGCGTTCGGCCCTGGATCCCGTGAGAACGCTGACTTCGAACATCGCCCTCGAGATGGGATATGCCTCCGGGGAACACCGTCAGGCGCTGTTTGCGACCGGTGTCATTCTCTTCGTCATCATCATGATACTCAACACCTTGGCCAATGTCACGTCGCGGAGAAAGACGAAATGA